GAAGGCACCAACGAGAAAGCAATACCCAGAATAATCATCAAACCAATAGCCACTAACCAGTAATTAATGGCAGGAATGGCATAAATAAAGTGCACACCTATCAGCATTGCAGCACCCAGTATCATAATAGAAGCTGACTTACCGCGTTTATCTATAAATCCACCGAATATTGGAGTAAGAATCAAAGCACCCAAAGCCGGCAATCCGGCAAAAGTACCCGCTACATTCTCATTAATACCATATTTGATAATCATCAACTCGGAAGCAAACTTCTGGAAAGGGAATACACAGGAATAGAATAATACGCACAGCAAAGCTATCAACCAGAAGCCCGGGTTAACGAGGATATTCTTCACATCTTTGAAAGAGAATTTCTCTTCCTCCCCTTCTGTACCTGCTGCTATAGCTTCTGCTTCCATCTGCCTGTCAAGCTTCTTATCCATTACTGAAAAAATAAAGAAAGCAACCAGACCACCTAAGAGAAGAATCAATCCTACCAATACCGGAGTAGTGATACCGAAAGCACGTGCCAAAGGAATAGCCACTGCATAACCGGCTTGCGAACCGATACGTGCCAGTGCTACCTGTACACCCATAGCCGTAGCCAGTTCTTTACCCCTGAACCACTTGGCTATAATTTTAGAAACAGTGATACCGGCAACTTCCGCACCTACACCAAAAATGGAATAGCCGGCAAATGCAACGAATACGCCTGCTTTATAACCGAAAATCTCGTTAAGACCGAAAATCTGTGCATCCGGACCGGCAAGCCCTGTCATGGCATAATATTCAAGTGCCGTACCTCCCACCATCAAGATAGTTGATAATTTACCAGTGAAACGGATACCAAAACGGTCAAGGATTAATCCACCCCAAATCAGCATCAGGAAGAATACATTCAGGAAACTATATCCACCTGTGAAGAATCCAAAATCACTACTTGTCCAGGCAAGATCCGACTCCAACATTGTTTTCAGTGGCGCTACCACATCGTTTACATAGTAAGCTGCCATCATTGTGAAAGCAACAATTACCAATGCTCCCCACCGGGTAGCTTTGGAGTCATTCAATTTAAGTTTTAATTGTTCTGTCATTGTACTATTTAGATTAATTATTAGTCAGACTGCATAATCCCGACAAAGGTAGTTAAATCCGTCATAAAAAGAAAAAAGGCTGACACCTTTTCGGCATCAACCTCTTTCTTATTTCTTTTGCGGGATCATCCGCGCTTAGCTTTAGTTAGCTGAATCTTCAGCAGCCGGAGCAGTTGTTGCAGGAGTTTCTGTTGTAGCAGGAGCTTCTGTCTGCGGAGCAGCTGTACCAGTAGGCATGTTATACGGATTGGTCTTTTCTTCTTTTTGAGCTTGCTCCAGAATCACATCGCCTCCCTTACCGGAAGAAGTAGGAACCACATAAGCAGTAGCAATACTCATTACGACCATGAATCCTGCCAAGAACCATGTTCCTTTTTCCAGAAAGTCAGTAGTCTTGCGTACACCCATAATCTGATTGGAAGAAGAAAAGCCGGATGCTAAACCGCCTCCTTTGGAATTTTGAATCAATACAATGAAGCACATCAGCAAAGATGCAACCACCATTAAGATAACTAAGAATAAATACATTTTGTTATTTTGATTTAGCGTTAATAATCAATTTCTCCAAAAATCTGATTTGGTCTGCAAAGTAAGCATTTTTTTTTGGATAATTCAAACTTAATTTTTTAATAATTTCAAGAGCCTTGTCATATCGGCGCTGTTTGATATAAATTTTCGCCAAAGTTTCAGTAAAACAACTGTCATCCAAATCATCCGAAGCTGATTTAGGAGTCGTCTCTTCATCAGTATCCGTATCTTCGGAATCATCTTCCTGCTCTGTTTCTACCTCTGTGGGCTGAGGAATCTCTTCGGCTATAACCGGTGTTTCTTCTTCGACTTCGTCCTCTTCCTCCTCAATCAATGGAAGTAGAAGCGGATTTTCCTCTTTCAGCAACTTCAGGCTGATACCTTCCTCAGTTTCACTCTGCCGGATAAATCCGTCTATCAAATCCTGTCCACGCAACTTGGGTACTTCCACCG
The nucleotide sequence above comes from Bacteroides intestinalis DSM 17393. Encoded proteins:
- a CDS encoding MFS transporter, which translates into the protein MTEQLKLKLNDSKATRWGALVIVAFTMMAAYYVNDVVAPLKTMLESDLAWTSSDFGFFTGGYSFLNVFFLMLIWGGLILDRFGIRFTGKLSTILMVGGTALEYYAMTGLAGPDAQIFGLNEIFGYKAGVFVAFAGYSIFGVGAEVAGITVSKIIAKWFRGKELATAMGVQVALARIGSQAGYAVAIPLARAFGITTPVLVGLILLLGGLVAFFIFSVMDKKLDRQMEAEAIAAGTEGEEEKFSFKDVKNILVNPGFWLIALLCVLFYSCVFPFQKFASELMIIKYGINENVAGTFAGLPALGALILTPIFGGFIDKRGKSASIMILGAAMLIGVHFIYAIPAINYWLVAIGLMIILGIAFSLVPSAMWPAVAKIFPVSQLGTAYALIFFIQNIGLWGIPTLIGKVLDLYCIVGKKADGTNLYDYTIPMCIFTGIACLSLVVAFMLKRADKKFGYQLEEPNIQK
- the secG gene encoding preprotein translocase subunit SecG, which codes for MYLFLVILMVVASLLMCFIVLIQNSKGGGLASGFSSSNQIMGVRKTTDFLEKGTWFLAGFMVVMSIATAYVVPTSSGKGGDVILEQAQKEEKTNPYNMPTGTAAPQTEAPATTETPATTAPAAEDSAN